DNA sequence from the Deinococcus multiflagellatus genome:
TTGCATGAGCTCTGGGAATAGGGAGATGGTGCAGGGTGGACCTTCTGCTTGGCAGGAGCGCACGGCGATCAGACCCGCCAATTTCTATCGCCCGGCGCTCGCTTGATCTGGACTGTCCGGGCCAGCAGCCATTTCCAGGCCATGACGAAGTATTACGAGCTCATGGGGTGGGGCACGTATGACACAGCGTATGTCGATGATCACCAGCCTTACCCAGAAAGCTGGGGCGATGCCCCTCAGGGTGTTGCAGACGGGGGTTGACCAGAAGCGTAAAGCGGCGTGAAGGCGATGACACTCAGCCCCAGGGCCAGATCGTCGGCCCGTTCTTCGGGCGTGTCGCCCCAGGTGTCCACGGTCACGGTGGTGGCACCTGCCGCCCGCGCGGCCTGACACACCGCCAGCAGCAGGGCGCGGCGCAGCGGGCCGCCGCGCCAGTCTGGGTGAACACCGGGGCTGCCCACGGCAAGCTCATGCCCGTCCAGCCACGCGCGGCAGATACCCAGGGGTTGGCTGGATGAGGCCAGCGCCACGCGGCTGAGGTCCTCGTTCACGCCCCCTGCGCCCGGCTGCACGTCCGCTTCTGTGGCGAAGGTATGGCCAATGCGGTCGGCATACGTTCGCTGCGCGGCCAGCCGCTGGGAAGGGCTGGACAGGTCGGCCAGGGGCAGCAGGGTAACGCCGTCGGGGGCACAAGGCAGCCCACCGGGCAACGGTCCACTGAGCTGGGCGTAGGCGCTGACCTCGCGCCAGCCCAGGGCCTGCAGGGCAGAGGCTGGCAGCAGGGCCTCGTCGGCGTAGGCATATAGCGGCCCGGTCGCCTGCGCCGCCCCGAGCAAAAGCCGTGCAGCCTCATGTTGCTCAACACCAGCCACGGCGCCGCCCAGCACCTCCTGCCCGTGGGCCGGTGAGGGGCGCAGGGCAAGGGCCCCCAACAGCGCGCCGCCAGGCGACCAGACCGCCCACGCTCCACTCAGCTGCGGCCCCAGTGCGCTCAGGTCAGCCCCCAGCACCTGCCCCACCAGCGGCAACGCGGCGTCGGTGGGCAGGGCGTCCAGTCGCAGGGGCACGCGCCAGTCTAGGCTGCAGGGAGAACCCGCGCTGCCGCAGTTGTGCCCCTCCTCGACGTCTAGACGCCTTGACCCCTCAACCTCCGGCTGCTCCTCACCGCCTCCCGCCTCCTGCTCCCCGCACCCCACCTTTATCTTCCCGTCAGATTGTGCCGGCCCCGAACGGGGCGCCGCTAGACTTTGCCCCATGAGTGAACCGCTTCCGCTGGATCATGGGCACCTGCAAAAACTGGTCACGGCGGACCTCGTGCGCCCCGATCACCTGCTGGGCGCGCACCCCACCACAGAAAACGGGGTAGAGGGCGTGCGGTTTGGCGTCTGGGCCCCCAATGCCCACCATGTGAGTGTGGTCGGCGACTTTAACGGCTTCAATGGCTTTGACCATCCCATGCAGCGCCTGGATTTTGGCTTCTGGGGGGCCTTTGTGCCGGCGGCGCGCCACGGGCAGCGCTACAAGTTCCGTATCACCGCCCAGGACGGCCGCACCGAGGACAAGATGGACCCCTACGGCACCTTTTTCGAGGTGCGCCCGGCCACCGCCAGCATCATCTGGAACCAGCCGTTCACCTGGACTGACGACCGCTGGATGGGGGCCCGCGAGCCGGGGCTGGAGCGCCCGGTCAGCATCTACGAGGTGCACCTGCCCTCGTGGGCGCGGCGCGACGACGGCTGGTTCATGAATTACCGCGACCTTGCCCACCGCCTGGGCGACTACGTGCAGTACATGGGCTACACCCATGTGGAACTGCTGGGGGTCATGGAGCACCCCTTTGACGGCTCGTGGGGCTATCAGGTCACCGGGTACTACGCGCCCACCAGCCGCATGGGCAGCCCCGAGGACTTCAAGTATTTCGTCAACCACCTGCACAGCCTGGGGATCGGTGTGATTCTGGACTGGGTGCCGGGGCATTTTCCCACCGATAACGCGGGCCTGGCGCACTTTGACGGCGGCCCGCTGTACGAATACGCCGACCCCCGCAAGGGCTTTCACCAGGACTGGAACACCTACATTTTCGACTATGGCCGCAACGAGGTCGTGATGTTCCTGATCGGTTCGGCCCTGAAGTGGCTGCAGGACTTTCACCTGGACGGCCTGCGGGTGGACGCCGTGGCCAGCATGCTGTACCTGGATTTCTCGCGCACCGAGTGGGTGCCCAACATTCACGGCGGGCGCGAGAACCTCGAAGCCATCGCCTTTCTCAAGCGTCTGAACGAGGTCGCGCACCACATGGCCCCGGGCTGCATGATCATTGCCGAGGAAAGCACCTCGTTCCCGGGCGTGACCACCCCGGCGCCGTTTGGCCTGGGCTTTGACTACAAATGGGCGATGGGCTGGATGAACGACAGCCTGCGCTACTTCGAGCAGGACCCGCTGTGGCGCAAGCACCACCATCACGCCCTGACGTTTTTCAACGTGTACCGCACCAGTGAGCACTTTGTGCTGGCGATCAGCCACGACGAGGTGGTGCACCTGAAAAAGAGCATGGTGGCCAAGATGCCGGGCGACTGGTATGCCCAGCGCGCCGGCTACCGCGCCTTTCTGGCCCTGATGTGGACCACGCCGGGCAAGAAGCTGCTGTTCATGGGCCAGGAGTTCGCACAGCCCACCGAATGGAACCACGACGCCCCGCTGCCCTGGCACCTGGCCGATGTGCCCGACCACCGGGGCGTGATGAATCTGGTGCGGCGCCTGAACGGCCTGTACCGCACCCGCCCGGACTGGCATGTGGGTGACACCAAAGAAGAAGGCATGCTCTGGCTGAGCGCCGACGACACCGAGAGCAGCGTGTACGCCTTTGTGCGCCGCGATCCGCAGGGGGGGGCCTGGAGCGTGGTGGTGGCCAACCTGACCCCGGTGTACCGCGAAGGCTACCCGGTGGGCGTGCCGCAGGGCGGCGCCTACCGCCTGCTGCTCTCTACCGATGACGGCGACTACGGCGGCTTTGGCACCCAGCAGCCCGACCTGCTGGCGAAGGAGGAAGGGTGGCACGGCCAGACCCACCACCTGCGTCTGAACCTGCCCCCCAACAGTGTGCTGGTGCTGAGCCCGGCCCACGAACTGGCCGACGGAGAAGCTGCGGAGGCCGAAGCGGTAGAGGTGGCCTCGGCTCAGCCGTAACGCGGGGCCTGGGGCCGCCGCGCCTTAAGGCCCCGTACCCGTGTGCGCCGTGACAGCCCCGAGAGGCCGGGCTTGCCACACTGCTCCATGACCGAGTCGGGGCTGGGGGCCCAGGAACTGGCCCGCCTGCTGGTGGCCGCCGAGGAGCGCAAGCTGGGCGACCCGGTGCAGGGCGCCGCACTGGCCCGCGAGGCCCTGGCGCTGGCCGAAGCCCTGGGGGACACCCGCGCCCAGGCGCTGGCCCTGACCATGCTGGGCGCCAGCGCCATCTACCGTGCGGATTACCCGGGGGCCCTGAGCGCCCTGGAACGTGCCCAGACCCTGGCCGACCCCCACTTCCCCGATCTGCTGGGCAACAATGCCAACGCCCTCAGCGTGGCTTATTTTCGCCTGGGCCATTATCCCGAAGGCATGGAACACGCCCTGCGCGGCCTGCAACTGGCGCAGCTGCACGGGGACGGGGTGCTGGAAGCCAAGGTGCTGTCCAACATGGCGCTGATGGCCTGGGAACTGCAGGACCACGAGGACGCCTTGGCGCTGCACCAGCGGGTGGCGGGGGTGCTGGCGGCCCTGCAGGCGGCAGGGGAGGGCGGGGGCATGCCCGCGCTGCAGGGTGCCATCAACGACCTGAATATCGCCATTGACCATTACCACCTGGGCCACCCCGAACAGGCGCTGGCCCTGGGACAGGCGGCGCTGCCCACCCTGCGCGCCCTGGGGTTGCGCCAGCCCGAGGCCGTGGCCCTGACCTACCTCACCCTGACCCTGCTGGACCTGGGCCGCCACGAGGACGCCCGGCCCCTGTGCGAGGCGGCGCTGGAACTGCACCGCGCCGGCCAGGAAAAGGATTTCGAGGCCTACACCCTGCTGGCCCGCGCCCGGCTGCACGGCCACGCGGGCGACCCGGGGGCCGCGCAGACCGACCTGCGCGCAGCCCTGGCGCTGGCCCAGAGCGCCGGGCTGCGCGGACGCGAGGCCGAGGTGCATGCCGCGCTGGCCGAACAGTACGAAGCGGCGCGCGACTTTGAAGCCGCGCTGCACCATCACAAGCGGTATGTGACGCTGGAACGCGCCCTGCACGCCCAGACCCTGGACCGCAAGGCCAAGGTGCTGGCGGTGCAGGCCAAGGTGTCGCTGCTGCAGCGCGAGGCGGAACTGGAGCGGCGGCGCAGCGCCGAGCTGGAACAGCTGAACGCCGAGTTGCGGCAGGCCGAGCACCGCGCGCGCACCCTGGCCACCCACGACCCGCTGACCGGCCTGCCCAACCGCGCGCTGTTTCTGGAGGGGCTGGATCAGGCGCTGGGCCGCGCGGGCCCCGAGCCGCTGGCGCTGCTGTTTCTGGACCTGGACGGCTTCAAGGCGGTCAATGACACCCTCGGGCACGCCGCCGGTGACGAGTTGCTGCGCGAGGTGGCGAGGCGGCTGCGCGCGGGCGTGCGCGAATCGGACCTGCTGGCGCGGCTGTCGGGCGACGAATTTGTGGTGATGCTGCGCGGCCTGGACGAAGGCGGGGCCACGCAGGTGGGCGCGCGC
Encoded proteins:
- a CDS encoding 1,4-alpha-glucan branching enzyme; amino-acid sequence: MSEPLPLDHGHLQKLVTADLVRPDHLLGAHPTTENGVEGVRFGVWAPNAHHVSVVGDFNGFNGFDHPMQRLDFGFWGAFVPAARHGQRYKFRITAQDGRTEDKMDPYGTFFEVRPATASIIWNQPFTWTDDRWMGAREPGLERPVSIYEVHLPSWARRDDGWFMNYRDLAHRLGDYVQYMGYTHVELLGVMEHPFDGSWGYQVTGYYAPTSRMGSPEDFKYFVNHLHSLGIGVILDWVPGHFPTDNAGLAHFDGGPLYEYADPRKGFHQDWNTYIFDYGRNEVVMFLIGSALKWLQDFHLDGLRVDAVASMLYLDFSRTEWVPNIHGGRENLEAIAFLKRLNEVAHHMAPGCMIIAEESTSFPGVTTPAPFGLGFDYKWAMGWMNDSLRYFEQDPLWRKHHHHALTFFNVYRTSEHFVLAISHDEVVHLKKSMVAKMPGDWYAQRAGYRAFLALMWTTPGKKLLFMGQEFAQPTEWNHDAPLPWHLADVPDHRGVMNLVRRLNGLYRTRPDWHVGDTKEEGMLWLSADDTESSVYAFVRRDPQGGAWSVVVANLTPVYREGYPVGVPQGGAYRLLLSTDDGDYGGFGTQQPDLLAKEEGWHGQTHHLRLNLPPNSVLVLSPAHELADGEAAEAEAVEVASAQP
- a CDS encoding GGDEF domain-containing protein, with amino-acid sequence MTESGLGAQELARLLVAAEERKLGDPVQGAALAREALALAEALGDTRAQALALTMLGASAIYRADYPGALSALERAQTLADPHFPDLLGNNANALSVAYFRLGHYPEGMEHALRGLQLAQLHGDGVLEAKVLSNMALMAWELQDHEDALALHQRVAGVLAALQAAGEGGGMPALQGAINDLNIAIDHYHLGHPEQALALGQAALPTLRALGLRQPEAVALTYLTLTLLDLGRHEDARPLCEAALELHRAGQEKDFEAYTLLARARLHGHAGDPGAAQTDLRAALALAQSAGLRGREAEVHAALAEQYEAARDFEAALHHHKRYVTLERALHAQTLDRKAKVLAVQAKVSLLQREAELERRRSAELEQLNAELRQAEHRARTLATHDPLTGLPNRALFLEGLDQALGRAGPEPLALLFLDLDGFKAVNDTLGHAAGDELLREVARRLRAGVRESDLLARLSGDEFVVMLRGLDEGGATQVGARLLGALQGTVWLGAEAVQVGASCGCALYPGQARDREALLHAADQAMYEAKRAGKNQLRVYRGP